Proteins encoded in a region of the Bacillota bacterium genome:
- a CDS encoding GDP-L-fucose synthase (bifunctional GDP-4-dehydro-6-deoxy-D-mannose epimerase/ GDP-4-dehydro-6-L-deoxygalactose reductase;catalyzes the formation of GDP-fucose from GDP-4-dehydro-6-deoxy-D-mannose), with translation FDASKPDGMPRKLLDISRIRALGWFPRMDLEQGLASTYQWLLTHPEVLHRNR, from the coding sequence ACTTTGATGCTTCAAAGCCGGACGGCATGCCTCGTAAGCTCCTGGATATCTCACGCATCAGGGCCTTGGGCTGGTTCCCTCGTATGGATTTGGAACAAGGGTTGGCATCGACTTACCAGTGGCTCCTAACCCATCCAGAGGTGCTGCACCGTAACAGATAG